The Maridesulfovibrio frigidus DSM 17176 genome has a segment encoding these proteins:
- a CDS encoding HU family DNA-binding protein, protein MSKAVLVKKFREKLDMSAKDASAAIAGVLGAIEDGLKEEGNVTLTGFGTFKTVERSARTGRNPQTGDAIQIPASRGVKFTPGKFLKDAVK, encoded by the coding sequence ATGAGTAAGGCTGTTCTTGTTAAGAAGTTCCGGGAAAAATTAGATATGAGCGCTAAAGATGCATCTGCAGCTATTGCTGGTGTTCTTGGTGCAATCGAAGATGGACTTAAAGAAGAAGGTAATGTGACTCTTACAGGATTCGGTACTTTTAAGACCGTTGAGCGTTCCGCACGAACCGGACGCAATCCTCAGACTGGAGACGCTATTCAGATTCCAGCATCACGCGGAGTAAAGTTCACTCCTGGAAAATTCCTCAAGGACGCAGTTAAATAA
- a CDS encoding co-chaperone GroES, translating to MNLKPLQDRVLIKRLESEQKTAGGIIIPDSAKEKPMKGVVAAAGPGKEKAPMSVKEGDVVLFAKYAGNELSIDGDDFIIMREEEILAVVE from the coding sequence ATGAATCTCAAGCCACTACAGGATCGCGTACTTATCAAGCGTCTGGAAAGCGAACAGAAAACAGCCGGTGGAATTATCATTCCTGATTCAGCAAAAGAAAAACCTATGAAGGGTGTTGTTGCTGCTGCAGGTCCAGGTAAAGAAAAAGCTCCTATGTCCGTAAAAGAAGGTGACGTAGTTCTCTTCGCTAAATACGCAGGCAACGAGCTTTCCATTGATGGTGATGACTTCATCATTATGCGCGAAGAAGAAATTCTCGCAGTTGTTGAATAA
- the groL gene encoding chaperonin GroEL (60 kDa chaperone family; promotes refolding of misfolded polypeptides especially under stressful conditions; forms two stacked rings of heptamers to form a barrel-shaped 14mer; ends can be capped by GroES; misfolded proteins enter the barrel where they are refolded when GroES binds): MAKAIEFDVKAREHLKIGVDTLAEAVKVTLGPRGRNVVIEQSWGAPIITKDGVTVAKEIDLEDKFENMGAQMVKEVASKTNDIAGDGTTTATVLAQSIFAEGVKLVAAGRNPMSIKRGIDSAVAAIVEELNVLAKPTRDKAEIAQVGTISANSDSTIGEILAEAMDKVGKEGVITVEEAKSMKTELDVVEGMQFDRGYLSPYFATDTDKMVCEFEDPMILLCEKKISSMKDLLPILEQVLKMSRPLLIVAEDIDGEALATLVVNRLRANLQVCAIKAPGFGDRRKEMLQDLAILTGAQVVSEDVGLSLDAMTIDGLGTAKRVRVDKENTTIIDGAGSVEDIKGRVRRIEAQAADSTSDYDREKLQERLAKLVGGVAVIKVGAATEVEMKEKKARVEDALNATRAAVEEGIVAGGGTALVRCALVLDNLKAGNDDELAGIGIIRRAAQQPLRMIAENAGFEGSIVVEKVAAGKDGFGFNAATGVYEDLIKAGVIDPKKVTRIALQNAASVSSLLLTTECAISEAVEED, encoded by the coding sequence ATGGCAAAAGCTATAGAATTTGACGTAAAAGCACGCGAGCACCTCAAAATCGGTGTAGACACCCTTGCTGAAGCTGTAAAGGTAACACTCGGACCCCGTGGTCGTAATGTAGTTATTGAACAGTCCTGGGGCGCTCCTATCATCACTAAAGATGGTGTTACAGTTGCGAAAGAAATTGATCTCGAAGACAAATTCGAGAACATGGGCGCACAGATGGTTAAGGAAGTTGCTTCCAAAACCAATGACATCGCTGGTGACGGAACAACTACAGCGACTGTTCTTGCTCAGTCCATCTTTGCTGAAGGCGTAAAGCTCGTTGCTGCAGGCCGTAACCCAATGTCCATCAAACGCGGAATTGATTCTGCTGTTGCTGCCATTGTTGAAGAACTTAACGTTCTAGCTAAGCCTACACGTGACAAAGCTGAAATCGCTCAGGTCGGAACTATTTCCGCAAACAGCGATTCCACCATCGGCGAAATCCTTGCAGAAGCAATGGACAAAGTCGGTAAAGAAGGCGTTATCACTGTTGAGGAAGCAAAATCCATGAAGACTGAACTTGATGTCGTTGAAGGCATGCAGTTCGATCGCGGATACCTTTCTCCTTACTTCGCAACTGACACAGACAAAATGGTTTGTGAATTTGAAGATCCAATGATCCTTCTCTGCGAAAAGAAAATTTCCAGCATGAAAGATCTTCTCCCTATTCTGGAGCAGGTTCTCAAAATGTCTCGCCCTCTGCTCATCGTAGCTGAAGACATCGACGGTGAAGCTCTTGCAACTCTCGTAGTTAACAGACTTCGTGCTAACCTTCAGGTTTGTGCTATCAAAGCTCCTGGCTTTGGTGATCGCCGTAAAGAAATGCTTCAGGATCTCGCTATCCTGACTGGCGCACAGGTTGTTTCCGAAGACGTAGGTCTGTCTCTTGACGCTATGACCATCGACGGACTTGGAACTGCTAAACGCGTAAGAGTCGACAAAGAAAACACCACTATCATCGATGGTGCTGGTTCTGTTGAAGACATCAAAGGCCGTGTACGCAGAATTGAAGCTCAGGCAGCTGACTCCACTTCTGACTACGACCGCGAAAAGTTGCAGGAACGTCTAGCTAAGCTTGTTGGCGGCGTTGCAGTAATTAAAGTCGGTGCAGCAACTGAAGTTGAGATGAAAGAAAAGAAAGCTCGCGTAGAAGATGCTCTTAACGCAACTCGCGCAGCTGTTGAAGAAGGCATCGTAGCAGGTGGCGGAACCGCTCTTGTTCGTTGTGCTCTCGTTCTTGACAACCTCAAAGCTGGCAACGATGACGAACTAGCTGGAATCGGTATCATCCGCCGTGCTGCTCAGCAGCCTCTACGTATGATCGCTGAAAATGCTGGTTTCGAAGGTTCTATTGTTGTAGAAAAAGTAGCTGCTGGTAAAGACGGCTTCGGTTTCAACGCAGCAACAGGCGTTTACGAAGACCTCATCAAAGCTGGTGTAATCGATCCTAAAAAGGTTACCCGCATCGCTCTACAGAATGCAGCTTCCGTTTCCAGCTTATTGCTGACAACAGAATGTGCAATCTCCGAAGCTGTTGAAGAAGATTAA
- a CDS encoding AIR synthase-related protein has product MLWRVEVGLKKNVRDVQGHRVSRKIREELGIEAGEVRTIKVYTVEGLEKADIDKVLELGVLHDPVLHDVALTPIADNFTWNVEVGFRPGVTDNEGRTAQESVVLVITPEDATKVKVYTSTQYIFAEKLEKDQISSIVTDLLANELIQRYEIRSADEWEKSPGFEAKAAQVTGKASDEVATIDLLAMSDEEMMDFSRANTLAMSIEEFRVIRDYYSDPEVIAEREKSGIGAKPTDAELEALAQTWSEHCKHKIFASKIEYENRETGVSSTVDSLYKTCIQNTTRDIRKEKGDDDFCLSVFKDNAGVIKFNEKLNVCVKMETHNSPSALDPYGGALTGIVGVNRDPMGTGLGANLLCNTDVFCFASPFHEGELPPRLLHPRRVFEGVREGVEHGGNKSGVPTVNGSIVFDERYLGKPLVYCGTIGTMPIKVAGRLSHEKQAQVGDIIVMTGGRIGKDGIHGATFSSEELHEGSPATAVQIGDPITQRKMYDCLMRARDTGLYNAITDNGAGGLSSSVGEMAEDTGGCDLDLAQAPLKYDGLKPWEILVSEAQERMTLAVPPEKLDEFMALAKEMDVEAAALGTYTDSGLYNIRYGDKPVASLRMDFLHDGVPQMQLKAVWDRPVVEFTGEPVVEDHTALLKDMLGRLNICSKEYVIRQYDHEVQGRSVVKPLVGEKEDGPADAGVLRPDLDSEKGLVVSHGICPKFSDLDTYWMMANAIDEAVRNAVSVGGDISHMAGIDNFCWCDPVQSETTPDGHYKLAQLVRANQALSHFSRAYGVPCISGKDSMKNDYKGGGVKISIPPTVLFSAVGVVPDVNMCVTSDFKKAGDFIYVLGLTRDEMGGSEVASQLGFTHPSVPHVEALTALKRYQTVQAAMRQGLISACHDLSDGGLGVALAEMSLGGRIGAEIDLCSVPCEYGMSTLSTLYSETASRFAVTVSPEKAQQFEALFEGQFCGRIGMTTGLNSFGIAEGTTGIVRSKVHLLAEAFKATLDW; this is encoded by the coding sequence ATGCTCTGGCGGGTTGAGGTTGGTCTTAAAAAAAATGTCCGTGATGTTCAGGGGCATAGAGTTTCTCGTAAGATTCGGGAAGAGCTCGGAATAGAAGCCGGCGAAGTCCGGACTATTAAAGTATATACTGTTGAAGGGCTTGAAAAAGCTGATATTGATAAGGTCTTAGAGCTTGGCGTGTTGCATGACCCTGTGCTTCATGATGTTGCTCTTACCCCTATTGCTGATAATTTTACATGGAACGTGGAAGTCGGCTTTCGTCCCGGTGTCACTGACAACGAAGGGCGTACAGCACAAGAATCCGTAGTTCTAGTTATTACTCCTGAAGATGCTACTAAAGTTAAGGTTTATACCTCTACTCAGTATATTTTCGCAGAGAAGCTTGAAAAAGATCAGATATCGTCCATCGTAACTGATCTTTTAGCTAATGAACTCATTCAGCGTTACGAAATTCGTTCTGCCGACGAGTGGGAAAAGTCCCCAGGCTTTGAAGCTAAAGCAGCTCAGGTTACAGGCAAAGCTAGCGACGAAGTTGCCACCATCGATTTGCTCGCTATGAGTGATGAAGAAATGATGGACTTCAGCCGCGCAAATACTCTTGCCATGTCCATTGAAGAATTCCGTGTCATTCGTGATTACTACTCCGATCCAGAAGTTATCGCAGAACGCGAAAAATCAGGGATTGGCGCTAAGCCTACTGATGCTGAGCTTGAAGCTCTCGCGCAGACTTGGTCTGAGCATTGTAAGCACAAAATTTTCGCCTCTAAGATTGAATACGAGAACAGAGAAACTGGTGTTTCTTCTACCGTGGACAGCCTTTACAAAACCTGCATTCAGAACACGACTCGCGATATCCGTAAAGAAAAGGGCGACGACGATTTTTGTCTGTCCGTCTTTAAGGATAATGCCGGAGTTATCAAGTTCAATGAAAAGCTGAATGTCTGCGTTAAAATGGAAACGCACAATAGCCCGTCCGCTCTAGACCCATACGGTGGAGCGCTTACCGGAATCGTCGGTGTTAACCGCGATCCTATGGGAACTGGGCTTGGAGCAAACCTTCTCTGTAACACAGATGTTTTTTGTTTTGCTTCACCTTTCCACGAAGGCGAGCTTCCTCCTCGTTTGTTGCATCCTCGCAGGGTATTCGAAGGAGTACGCGAAGGTGTTGAGCATGGCGGTAATAAGTCTGGTGTACCGACTGTAAACGGATCTATCGTCTTTGATGAAAGATATCTAGGTAAACCACTTGTTTATTGTGGAACCATCGGCACTATGCCCATTAAAGTTGCTGGCCGTCTGAGCCATGAAAAACAAGCTCAGGTTGGCGATATTATCGTTATGACCGGTGGACGTATCGGTAAAGATGGGATTCATGGAGCTACCTTCTCTTCCGAAGAGCTACATGAAGGTTCCCCTGCAACAGCAGTTCAGATCGGTGACCCTATCACTCAGCGCAAAATGTATGATTGTCTCATGCGCGCTCGTGATACCGGACTATACAACGCTATCACTGATAACGGAGCTGGCGGTTTGTCTTCTTCTGTTGGTGAAATGGCAGAAGATACTGGCGGCTGTGATCTCGATCTCGCGCAAGCTCCTCTCAAGTATGATGGACTTAAGCCTTGGGAAATTCTTGTTTCCGAAGCTCAGGAACGCATGACTCTTGCTGTTCCACCTGAAAAGCTTGACGAGTTTATGGCTCTTGCAAAAGAAATGGATGTTGAAGCTGCTGCTCTTGGAACATACACAGACAGCGGTCTATACAATATCAGATATGGTGATAAGCCTGTTGCTAGCCTCCGCATGGACTTCCTGCATGATGGTGTTCCGCAGATGCAGCTCAAAGCTGTATGGGATCGTCCTGTTGTTGAGTTCACAGGTGAGCCTGTAGTTGAAGATCATACTGCCCTGCTTAAAGATATGCTCGGCAGACTTAATATTTGTAGTAAAGAATACGTTATCCGTCAGTACGACCATGAGGTTCAGGGACGTAGCGTTGTTAAGCCTCTAGTTGGTGAGAAAGAAGATGGACCTGCTGATGCAGGTGTGCTCAGGCCGGACCTTGATTCGGAGAAGGGACTTGTCGTTTCTCACGGTATCTGTCCTAAGTTCAGCGACCTCGACACCTACTGGATGATGGCTAATGCCATTGATGAAGCTGTTAGAAACGCGGTTTCAGTCGGTGGTGATATTTCCCACATGGCCGGAATCGATAACTTCTGTTGGTGTGATCCAGTTCAGTCTGAAACAACTCCAGACGGACATTACAAACTAGCACAGTTGGTTAGAGCCAATCAGGCCCTTTCTCACTTTAGCCGCGCATACGGTGTGCCTTGTATTTCCGGTAAAGACTCCATGAAAAATGACTACAAGGGCGGGGGCGTAAAAATCTCCATTCCGCCTACCGTTCTCTTTTCAGCAGTCGGGGTTGTTCCTGATGTTAATATGTGTGTTACTTCAGACTTTAAGAAGGCTGGAGACTTTATATATGTTCTAGGTTTGACTAGAGATGAAATGGGTGGCTCCGAAGTTGCTTCACAACTTGGTTTTACTCATCCTTCAGTTCCACATGTTGAAGCTCTCACTGCTCTAAAACGTTATCAGACTGTTCAGGCAGCCATGCGTCAGGGCCTCATAAGCGCCTGTCATGACCTTTCCGATGGCGGATTGGGAGTTGCTCTTGCTGAGATGTCTCTCGGCGGTAGAATCGGTGCTGAGATTGATTTGTGTTCTGTGCCTTGTGAATATGGCATGAGCACTCTTTCAACTCTTTACAGTGAAACCGCAAGTAGATTCGCAGTGACTGTTTCTCCTGAGAAAGCTCAGCAGTTTGAAGCGCTATTCGAAGGACAATTCTGCGGGCGTATCGGAATGACAACAGGTCTTAATTCCTTTGGTATTGCTGAAGGTACAACAGGCATTGTCAGAAGTAAGGTTCACCTTCTTGCAGAAGCTTTCAAAGCAACTCTCGATTGGTAA
- a CDS encoding sensor domain-containing diguanylate cyclase has product MSLDAILESPRLMMKLSFPPVMLQLMEEAAKPEPDFSVMGKIISTDPALSTTILSLVNSPFYGLSQEVSDLKRAAIVLGTRELLNLAVTVSYQKHTTGSLEKCDYDIYDDWMLTVWGAISAQLIASRTCPEHADKIYLCCLLKDISLLFLRCAAPEELPDKCHKDTVTMSYPEQDAVENDVWGMSHGALSQLLLSRWKLKTLECPSLLHHHSLDDLDSFDLPTQAVILATKWAEMELGSFSAPFNVLQFEVQLQTALDMDADDIEDFRSVCRTKFQSMLSTLGMGERDSRAGFYNHSIKSLQSSYFMSLELLTAEGGLDSIPRIIGRHVKLNWDVTEWELALKSPDLDKYSLYKAEGLALDKVASKVVRPDLRWSFRGVGIQISSRGVDHGEFRCMCPGLSKDEKKNLELYFKFVGQAYEHYCSNQHLTEGRSLTLETLPLGIARLDISGDLLDMNEEMGRILGGAGVSGIKDFGELLDLGVSAGLGVEWRAFVDEEAKKSFSKILCVRLRTGSTPREACLYFSAYKQKSEEGMAISVIMEDMTEVSESQIQALKQRDFLEGLIDSMRDVVLTVDAKGNVHYASSRYSKIFLGRNIFNIASPTESFTGRWGPEIFEDKKTVVEVLMKRTDSAGLPFELVISQLAGSGDKYLIVARDMTTVRRLEEKLKKQAVFDGLTELFNHTQFNTMLAREVTRSRRTKRPVGILFFDLDGFKKVNDTEGHQAGDAVLKTVAKILKEELRAGMDFPCRYGGDEFGVIVTEVRPDSLEMIGNRIRMKIEKKFSGRVTISGGMTVLEDGDTSVSMLKRADTAAYAAKDLGGNLLKWAEKES; this is encoded by the coding sequence ATGAGTCTTGATGCGATCCTTGAATCACCTCGGCTGATGATGAAACTTAGTTTTCCTCCGGTGATGCTTCAACTGATGGAGGAGGCCGCAAAGCCTGAACCTGATTTTTCTGTGATGGGAAAGATCATCAGTACAGACCCTGCCCTATCAACTACAATTCTTAGCCTAGTTAACTCTCCTTTTTACGGTCTGTCACAGGAAGTTTCTGATCTCAAAAGGGCAGCTATTGTCCTAGGGACTCGTGAACTTTTGAATCTTGCCGTTACGGTTTCATATCAAAAGCATACGACTGGCAGTCTCGAAAAATGCGATTACGATATATATGATGATTGGATGCTTACCGTTTGGGGAGCTATTTCTGCCCAGTTGATAGCCTCTCGGACCTGTCCTGAGCATGCTGATAAAATTTACCTCTGCTGTTTACTTAAAGATATTTCCTTACTTTTTTTAAGATGCGCCGCTCCGGAAGAGCTTCCAGATAAATGTCACAAAGATACAGTAACTATGTCTTATCCTGAGCAGGATGCTGTTGAAAATGATGTTTGGGGTATGTCTCATGGTGCTCTTAGCCAACTATTGTTGTCTCGTTGGAAGCTTAAAACTCTTGAGTGTCCCTCTCTTTTGCATCACCATTCCTTGGATGATCTCGATTCATTTGATTTGCCAACACAAGCTGTTATTTTAGCTACGAAATGGGCAGAAATGGAACTCGGTAGCTTTTCTGCACCGTTTAATGTGCTTCAATTTGAAGTCCAATTGCAGACTGCTCTTGATATGGATGCAGACGATATTGAGGACTTTAGAAGTGTCTGCCGCACTAAATTTCAGTCCATGCTCAGTACTTTAGGTATGGGGGAACGTGACAGCAGAGCCGGGTTTTACAATCATTCCATCAAGTCTTTGCAATCAAGTTATTTCATGAGTCTGGAACTGCTGACCGCAGAAGGTGGCCTCGATTCTATACCACGCATAATAGGTCGCCACGTTAAACTTAACTGGGATGTTACTGAATGGGAACTGGCGCTTAAGTCACCTGACCTAGATAAGTATTCCTTGTATAAGGCGGAAGGACTCGCTCTGGATAAAGTCGCTTCTAAAGTTGTCAGACCGGATTTGCGCTGGTCTTTTCGCGGAGTGGGGATACAGATCAGCAGTCGTGGTGTCGATCACGGAGAATTCCGTTGTATGTGCCCCGGACTTTCAAAGGATGAGAAGAAAAATTTAGAGCTATATTTTAAATTCGTTGGTCAGGCTTATGAACACTATTGTTCTAATCAGCATTTGACCGAAGGGCGCTCCCTTACGCTTGAAACTCTTCCTCTTGGGATTGCCCGCTTAGATATCAGCGGTGACCTTCTTGATATGAACGAGGAGATGGGACGTATTCTTGGAGGGGCCGGTGTTTCCGGTATTAAAGATTTTGGTGAATTATTAGATCTAGGCGTTAGTGCCGGCCTTGGCGTGGAGTGGAGGGCGTTCGTTGATGAAGAGGCCAAAAAGTCATTTAGCAAAATTCTATGTGTCCGCCTTCGCACAGGAAGCACGCCTCGTGAAGCTTGTCTTTACTTTTCCGCTTATAAGCAGAAGAGCGAAGAGGGGATGGCAATATCAGTCATAATGGAAGATATGACTGAGGTGTCAGAAAGCCAGATTCAGGCTCTTAAACAAAGAGATTTTCTTGAAGGGCTTATTGATTCTATGCGTGATGTGGTTCTCACCGTAGATGCTAAAGGAAATGTTCACTATGCATCCTCACGTTATTCAAAGATTTTTCTAGGGCGTAATATCTTTAATATAGCAAGCCCGACAGAGTCCTTCACAGGTCGATGGGGTCCGGAAATTTTTGAGGATAAGAAAACGGTAGTGGAAGTCTTGATGAAAAGGACTGATTCTGCGGGGTTGCCCTTTGAACTTGTTATCAGTCAGCTTGCAGGTTCCGGAGATAAATATCTTATCGTTGCCCGGGATATGACAACTGTCAGGCGCCTTGAAGAGAAGCTTAAAAAGCAGGCTGTTTTTGATGGGTTGACTGAGCTGTTTAATCATACGCAGTTCAATACAATGCTGGCGCGCGAGGTTACCCGTAGCAGGAGAACTAAGCGGCCTGTTGGTATATTGTTTTTTGATCTGGACGGATTTAAAAAAGTGAATGACACAGAAGGACATCAGGCTGGGGATGCTGTTCTAAAAACTGTGGCTAAAATATTGAAAGAAGAGCTTAGAGCTGGAATGGACTTTCCTTGTCGATACGGCGGAGATGAGTTCGGAGTTATTGTCACTGAGGTTCGTCCTGACTCACTTGAGATGATCGGGAATAGAATTCGGATGAAAATAGAGAAGAAATTTTCAGGAAGAGTTACCATCAGCGGCGGTATGACCGTTTTAGAAGATGGTGACACTTCTGTCAGCATGCTTAAGAGAGCTGACACGGCGGCATACGCTGCTAAAGATTTAGGCGGTAATTTGTTGAAATGGGCGGAAAAAGAGTCTTAA
- a CDS encoding polyprenyl synthetase family protein: MTELLAYFEQELPRINGFLIEETDKLAGLVKGVAKHVLLAPGKRIRPVLTILSARGLGYTKDDIYPLACSLELLHAATLLHDDILDDADLRRGVEASHLVFGVTETVLAGDVLLALANRIGADYGISRISYILASAIMSTAEGEILEIAHISEPKVDRDVYMDIIIGKTARLIEASCRIGAAIASDDSDLEDALGNFGLNMGIAFQLVDDAIDYESPVGDTGKPEGGDLREGKVTLPLILYLEMLEGNEAQNLLAEIKDRTISDAKRDAVLESIREQGLGTKTRQYAADYIEKAKECLSLLDDSVECLVLKQAADFVLTRRK; the protein is encoded by the coding sequence ATGACTGAGTTATTAGCATATTTCGAACAAGAGTTGCCTCGCATTAACGGCTTTCTAATTGAAGAAACCGATAAGCTTGCGGGATTGGTGAAAGGGGTCGCAAAGCATGTTCTGCTTGCTCCCGGTAAACGGATACGTCCTGTGCTCACCATACTTTCAGCTAGGGGATTGGGATATACAAAGGATGATATTTATCCTTTAGCCTGCTCACTCGAGCTGCTGCATGCTGCAACCTTGCTTCATGACGATATACTTGATGATGCTGATTTGAGACGTGGAGTTGAAGCTTCGCATCTCGTTTTTGGTGTTACCGAGACTGTTTTAGCCGGAGATGTTCTTCTTGCCCTAGCTAATCGCATTGGAGCAGATTACGGAATTTCTCGTATAAGCTATATTCTCGCGTCGGCGATAATGTCCACAGCAGAAGGCGAAATCCTTGAAATCGCACATATTTCCGAGCCTAAAGTTGACCGCGATGTCTACATGGACATTATCATAGGTAAAACTGCACGGCTCATTGAAGCTTCCTGCCGGATTGGCGCAGCAATTGCGAGCGATGATTCTGACTTAGAAGATGCGCTTGGAAATTTTGGGCTAAATATGGGAATTGCGTTTCAGCTGGTTGATGATGCTATCGATTACGAATCTCCTGTCGGTGATACCGGTAAGCCGGAAGGCGGAGATTTGAGAGAAGGTAAAGTTACTTTACCTTTGATTCTTTACCTTGAGATGTTAGAAGGTAATGAAGCTCAGAATTTACTTGCAGAGATTAAAGATCGCACAATTTCTGATGCAAAACGTGATGCTGTTCTGGAATCTATTCGAGAGCAGGGGCTTGGGACAAAAACAAGGCAGTATGCGGCCGATTATATAGAAAAAGCAAAAGAATGTTTGTCTTTACTGGATGACAGCGTAGAATGTCTTGTTCTTAAGCAAGCCGCAGATTTTGTTTTGACCCGTCGGAAGTAG
- the mqnB gene encoding futalosine hydrolase has product MKSILFATATVKEMKAALGGVCKLPELEQGVAAPFDFAGKSGLLLVTGIGVINSAFALGQTLAKHNVELVILAGVAGTFDPQRFPVCSACMVKTEIWPEYGLKVGKNIDAKGLGFCLAEVDNEKIWNTVNLVSGSALRKSGLDRFAKLPEAVSLTVSGVTATADEAVRMRDEFEADIENMEGFAAAYGSILSGVAVCQVRTVSNLVGSRDKEDWDLRGALAELGRVCSTLLK; this is encoded by the coding sequence TTGAAGTCAATTCTTTTTGCAACTGCAACAGTTAAGGAAATGAAAGCGGCCCTTGGTGGGGTGTGTAAGCTTCCTGAACTTGAGCAGGGAGTTGCGGCTCCATTTGACTTCGCAGGCAAATCAGGCCTTTTGCTTGTTACCGGGATAGGAGTGATTAATTCCGCTTTTGCTTTGGGGCAGACTTTAGCCAAGCACAATGTGGAACTTGTTATCCTTGCCGGAGTTGCTGGCACTTTTGATCCTCAGCGCTTTCCTGTTTGTTCAGCTTGTATGGTAAAGACTGAAATCTGGCCTGAGTACGGACTGAAGGTCGGAAAGAATATTGATGCGAAAGGTCTTGGCTTCTGCCTTGCGGAAGTGGATAATGAGAAGATCTGGAATACAGTTAATCTTGTTTCCGGATCTGCACTCAGAAAGTCCGGGCTTGACCGATTCGCAAAACTGCCCGAAGCTGTTTCTTTAACAGTTAGCGGAGTTACGGCGACGGCGGATGAAGCTGTCAGGATGAGAGACGAGTTTGAGGCTGATATAGAAAATATGGAAGGTTTTGCGGCTGCATATGGATCTATTCTTTCGGGAGTAGCTGTATGTCAGGTGCGTACTGTGTCGAACCTCGTGGGATCAAGAGACAAAGAAGATTGGGATTTGCGTGGAGCTTTGGCCGAACTCGGCCGAGTTTGTTCTACACTGTTGAAATAA
- a CDS encoding nucleotide sugar dehydrogenase: protein MIKFEDIKDKKTTVAVVGLGYVGLPLAVALGRHFNVLGLDISEQRISELRKGYDRTTEVLETDFHNFVEFTSDPTELKNAGVIIIAVPTPIDEARNPDLRPVVGASTMVGKNMSTGSIVVYESTVYPGLTEDICVPILAKESGLEYETEFGVGYSPERINPGDREHTLQTIVKVVAGNSVEVADLLDKLYSTVVTAGTHRAACIKVAEAAKVIENTQRDLNIALMNELSMIFDRLGIDTLDVLEAAGTKWNFLPFRPGLVGGHCIGVDPYYLTTKAEALGHHPQVILAGRKINDSVGKFLAETTVKQMIDGDSKVKNAKVGILGLTFKENVPDLRNTKVVDVVDELRSFGVNVLVHDPYADPEEAVEEYGLKTVPFSDFNGLDAVILAVSHDEYRNLSFDEIKSWFRVPANALIIDVKCFFDRDELDKAGIRFWRL, encoded by the coding sequence ATGATTAAGTTTGAAGATATAAAAGATAAGAAAACCACTGTCGCAGTTGTCGGCCTCGGATATGTCGGGCTGCCTCTTGCCGTTGCTCTTGGACGTCATTTCAATGTGTTGGGGCTGGATATTTCCGAGCAGCGCATCAGTGAGCTTCGCAAAGGTTATGACCGCACAACAGAAGTTCTGGAAACAGATTTTCATAATTTCGTTGAGTTCACCAGTGATCCTACTGAGCTTAAGAATGCTGGCGTAATAATTATCGCAGTACCTACTCCGATCGATGAAGCACGCAATCCTGATCTTCGCCCTGTTGTCGGCGCATCTACAATGGTCGGTAAGAATATGTCTACCGGATCGATAGTTGTATATGAATCTACTGTATATCCGGGTCTTACTGAAGATATATGTGTTCCGATTCTCGCCAAAGAATCAGGGCTTGAGTATGAAACTGAGTTCGGTGTTGGTTATTCTCCAGAGAGAATCAATCCCGGTGACAGAGAACATACCTTACAGACAATCGTAAAGGTTGTTGCCGGTAATTCTGTTGAAGTTGCGGATCTTTTAGACAAGCTGTATTCCACTGTTGTTACAGCTGGGACTCACCGCGCTGCCTGCATTAAGGTTGCCGAAGCTGCTAAAGTTATTGAAAATACTCAGCGCGATCTTAACATCGCTCTCATGAATGAGCTGTCCATGATTTTTGACCGTTTGGGTATTGATACTCTTGACGTTCTTGAAGCTGCTGGAACAAAGTGGAATTTCCTTCCGTTTCGTCCGGGCTTAGTTGGTGGGCACTGTATCGGAGTTGACCCTTACTACCTTACTACTAAGGCTGAAGCTCTCGGGCATCACCCACAGGTTATTCTAGCCGGACGTAAGATTAATGACTCTGTAGGTAAATTTTTGGCTGAAACCACAGTTAAACAAATGATTGATGGTGACAGCAAAGTTAAAAATGCTAAGGTCGGTATTCTCGGTTTGACCTTCAAGGAAAATGTTCCTGATCTCCGCAACACAAAGGTTGTTGACGTTGTAGATGAGCTTCGTTCCTTCGGGGTCAATGTTCTTGTTCACGATCCTTATGCTGATCCGGAAGAAGCTGTAGAAGAATATGGACTTAAAACTGTTCCTTTCTCTGATTTTAACGGGCTGGATGCGGTTATTCTTGCTGTTTCGCATGACGAATATCGCAATCTAAGTTTTGACGAAATCAAGAGCTGGTTCAGAGTTCCTGCAAATGCTTTGATTATTGACGTAAAATGCTTTTTTGATCGCGATGAGCTTGATAAAGCTGGAATTAGATTCTGGAGATTGTAG